GCGAAGTGATTCTGAGAGGACGCCTCGTAGGGGTATACCACCTGCTCCCCGTCCGTCTGATTGCGATAGCTGAAATAGCGGCGCAGAGCGTCAAAGCCGGTACCGTCCCGATAGGCCGCCACCAGCACCACCGCCAGTACCAATGCCAGCACCAGGCCAAAGAACAGGATGCGCCGTGAGCCACGGGATTTTTTGGCCTCGGTCTCGCCGTCGTCGTCATTCCAGATGTCATATTGCTTATCAGCCATTGAGCCGCTCATCCTCATACCAAAGTCTTGTCAGGTACAGCCCGCCGGGGGGAACCGTGGGCCCCGCCGCTGTCCGGTCCCCGCTCTCCAGGATCGCGGGGATATCCTCCGGGCGGAACTTCCCCTCCGCCGCGTAGAGAACGGTGCCGGTGATAGCCCGCACCATGTTATATAAAAAGCCGTTAGCGCACACCCGCAGCTCCAGCAGCTCGCCGCTGCGGCTCACATCGCACCAGTAAATGGTGCGCACTGTGGTTTTGGTCTGTGTCCCCACGCTGCGGACCGCCGCAAAGTCGTGGGTGCCCACAAACATATGGGCCGCCCGGTTGAGATATGCCTCATCCAGCCGCTTGGGATAGAAATAAGCCCGGTTAACGTAGAAAGGGTTTTTCACCCTGGAATTATAGATGCGGTAGGTATACTCCTTCTTCAGGCAAGAGCCGATGGCGTTGAAATCCTCCGCTACCTCCATCGCCTCCCCCACGGCGATATCCTCCGGGGTATGGGTATTGATGGCAAAGGGCAGGCGTTCCAGGGGAATCCTGGACGCAGTGCGGAAATTCGCCACGTACGCCTCCGCGTGGACGCCGGCATCCGTCCGCCCGCAGCCGGTGAGGTGCACCCGCTCGCCAGTGATCTCCGTCAGGGCCTTTTCCAGCGTACCGCAGACGCTAACGGCGTTTTTCTGAACCTGCCAACCGTGGTAGGCGGTTCCGTTGTACATCAGTTTTAAAGCGATATTGCGCATGGAAAAACTCCTTTATGCCGGCCAGGTCAGCTCCGGCCCAGGCAGCGATTCGTTGCCTTCAAATCTCCCGCCTTCCGGTTTAGAGCCATCCTCCGGGATGGTCCAGGACAGATACGGGAAGTCATAGCCCAAGCCGTACCCATCCGTGCAGGAAAACCGGACCTCAATTCGGTCCCCCGGCACACACTCCACCCCCAGCGTCTGGTCCGGCAGCGCCGGGACGTAAGTCAGATCTCTGTCCCCCACGGACGCAGACTCAGAGAGCTCCGCCTCTGCCTCATGCTCCAAAGTGCCGTTGCGGTATATCCGGAACACCGGGTCCAGGACCTCCACGCCGCTCTCATTTCTCAAAGACAGGTCAAAATCGGAAGACAAAACGCCTTCCTGATAGGTAGGGCCGCCTACACTGCTGCCGCAGAGCTGCAAGGGCAACAGCATGGAGATATCCGTCCAGCCGCCCAGGTCCACCCGCCGGCTCTCTCCGCCGCCGGTGACCACCGCGGCCAGCCGCACCTCGTACTGCTCGTTGACGGGAAACATCATCGTACCGCTGCAAGAGCCCAGATCATCCACCTGCATGGCTGTAACGTGCTTGTCCGGCCCAACCACCGTCTCCAGATAGACTACCGTATCCTCCTGCCAGCTCTTCAGCTTTAGGATCGCATCGGCCAGAAGCCGTTTTTGCTCCTGGTTGATCCCGCTGGGATGGACCTCCCAATCCTGAATGGGGTTGGCCGCTTCCTCTACGGCCCGGGCCACATCGCCGGAAATCTCCTGCACCTCATTTTCCAGATCATAGATCTGGTCCTCAGCATTTCGCAGGGAACGCCGGAGGTCCGCCACCGCCCAGCTCTGCCAAATCAACAGTACCAACAAAATAACACTCATCAGCAAGGACAGCAGCTGCATTCGGTTCTTTTTTATCGCGAAGACCTCCTTACATGGTATTTCCCGCACAGGGTCCTGCTCAGCTCACAAACTTCCGCAGCGTGAGAATCAGTGCTAGAACCGCCGCGCCCAGGGCCAGCGCGATATAATCCCGACTCTCATACTTCAAAACATGGAGCTTGGTCCGGCCCTCGCCGCCGTGGTAGCAGCGGCACTCCATAGCCGTGGCCAGCTCGTCCGCCCGGCGGAAAGCGCTCACAAAGAGCGGCACCAGGATCGGCAGCATGGCCTTGGCCTTTTGAATCAGGTTCCCGCTTTCAAAGTCCGCGCCACGGGCCTTCTGGGCGGACATAATCTTGTCCGTCTCCTCAATCAGCGTGGGGATAAACCGCAGGGCAATGGACATCATCATGGCCAACTCATGGACCGGCACATGGAGCTTTTTCATCCAGTTCAGCAGCCGCTCCAGACCGTCGGTCAGGCTGATGGGACTGGTGGTATAGGTCATGAGGAACGTGCCCATGATCAGCATCATGATCCGCAGCACCATGAAAAAGGCGTTTCGCAGTCCCTCCGCAGATACCCGAAGAAAACCCAGCTCAAAGATGTAGTTCTCCCCCGGCGTGAAAAACAGGTTCATGATGGCGGTAAAAATGATGATGAACAGCACCGGTTTCAATCCCCGCACCAGGGATTTGAATTTCACCTTGGAGATGCGGGCGCAGGTGAGCAGTACCAGTGCCATCACCGCGTATCCCACCGCGCCTTTGGCGCAGAACAGTGCCACAATATAGAGGACCACCAGCAGGATTTTTGTCCTGGGGTCCAGCCTGTGGGCCACTGTGCTTCCAGGGAAGTACTGGCCTAGAGTAATGTCTTTCAGCATGCCGCACCGCCTTTCCGCAGCGCCAGGAGCTCCCGCTCCAGTGCCTCCACGGTGTAAACAGCCGGGTCCACATTCAGCCCCCTGGCCCGCAGAGCCATGGCCACCCGCGTCACCTGAGGCACGTCCAGCCCGGCGGAGAGCAGCTCTTCTCCTCTGGCAAAGACCTGCTGGGGGGTTCCCTCCATCAGAATGTGGGCATTTTTCAGTACCAGGATGCGGTCCACATTCCGGGCGATTTCATCCATGCTGTGGCTCACCAGCACCACCGTGCTGCCCTTGTTGCGATGATAGTCCCGGATGTTGGCCATCAGGTTCTCCCGGCCGGCAGGGTCCAGGCCCGCCGTGGGCTCATCCAGGATCAGCACCTCCGGCTCCATGGCCAGCACACCTGCCAGGGCCACCCGCCGTTTCTGCCCGCCGGAGAGTTCAAAGGGGGATTTGTCCATCTGGTCGTCCCGGATTCCCACCAGACGGGCGGCCTCCCGGACACAGTGGTCCAGCTCGTCCCCGGTTTTTCCTTGGTTGGACGGTCCGAAGGCGATGTCTTTGTAAACCGTTTCTTCAAAGAGCTGGTACTCCGGATACTGGAAAACCAGTCCCACCCGGAACCGCACTTGACGGATTTTCTTCGGCTCTGCCCAGATGTCCCTACCGCCCAGGAGAATCTGCCCCTCCGTTGGTTTTAGAAGGCCGTTGAGGTGTTGGATCAGCGTGGACTTTCCGGAACCGGTGTGCCCAATCACACCCAGGAACTCCCCCTCGTACACGTCAAAGCTCATGTCCTCCACCGCGCTGCGCTGGAAGGGCGTTCCAATCCCATAGGTATGGGTCAGATGCTGAATCTGTAAAATCGGTTTCAAGGTCTGTTCGTCCTTCCCATCCAAGTTATTGAAGCGCCGCCGCGATGGCGTCGGCGCACTCCTCCACACTCAGGGCGTCCAGAGGCACGTCCACGCCCTGGTGGCGCAGCCGGTCCAGAAGATCTACCGTGTCCGGCACCGTCAATCCCATGTCCCGCAAGGCCTCCACCTGGGAAAAGACCTCCCGGGGCGCGCCGTCCATAGCAACCTTGCCGCTCTTCATGACAAGAACTCGATCAGCCTGTTCCGCCTCGTTCATATGGTGGGTGATCAAAACCACAGTGATGTGCTTCTCCCGGTTCAGCCGGTAGATGGTAGAGAGCACCTCCTGACGGCCCACAGGGTCCAGCATGGCGGTGGCCTCGTCCAGAACAATACAGTCTGGTTCCATAGCAATCACACCAGCGATGGCAATGCGTTGCTTTTGCCCGCCGGAGAGCAGATGCGGCGCGTGGGTGACAAACTCGCTCATGCGCACGGCGGCGAGGGCGTCATCCACCTTTTTCCGAATTTCCTCCGTGGGCACGCCCAGGTTCTCCGGGGCAAAGGCCACGTCCTCCTCCACCACATTGGCAACAATCTGGTTATCCGGGTTCTGGAACACCATGCCCACCCGCTGGCGGATCGCCAAAAGCAATCCCTCATTCGAGGTATCCATTCCCTGTACATAAACCTTGCCGCCGGAGGGCAGCAGCACCGCGTTGAAGGTCTTGGCCAGGGTGGACTTTCCGGAGCCATTATGCCCCAGCACCACCACAAAGCTGCCCTTTTCAATCTGCACGTCTACACCGTCCAGGGCCAGGACCGGGGTCTCCCCTTCCTCTGCCGGATAGGCAAAGCGCAGCTCATTTGTCTCAATCATGGTTGCCATAGCGTCTCTCTTTTCCCGCGTCAAATTTCGGCATGGCCGGTCACTCGCTGAACCATCTGCCTGTTGCGCCGCAGGGCAGCGCCAGACCCGTGGCCGTGACGGGCAGCCCCAGCTCGTCCCAGGTGCACTTGCCGCCGTATTTGGAGGCCACTAACAGGTTTAGAAGATATCCCAGCACCGACGGCGCGAGGCCGGTGGTGTAGGAGTTAATCAACACGAACAGGGGCCTGTCCGACAGCACGCCGGCGCAGAGCTGAACGAAGTCATAGAGGTTGTCCTCCAGCTTCCACACCTCGCCGCCAGGACCCCGGCCGTAGCTGGGTGGGTCCATAATAATGGCGTCGTAGCGCTTTCCCCGGCGGATTTCCCGCTCCACAAACTTGGCGCAGTCGTCGATGATCCACCGGATAGGGGCCTCCTCCAGCCCCGAGAGCCGGGCATTCTCTCTAGCCCAGGCCACCATCCCCTTGGCCGCGTCCACATGGCACACGCTGGCACCCGCCTTGGCACAGGCAACGCTGGCTCCGCCGGTATAGGCGAACAGGTTTAAAACCCGAATAGGCCGGCCGGCATTTTGAATCTTCTCCATGGCAAAGTCCCAGTTCACCGCCTGCTCCGGAAAGAGGCCGGTGTGCTTGAAGTTCATGGGCTTGACCTGGAAGGTCAGTGGCCCGTAATGCACCCGCCAGCTCTCCGGCAGAGCCTTTTTCTCCCAATGCCCGCCGCCGCTCTGGGACCGCAGATACCGCCCGCCAGCCTGCCGCCAGGCAGGGTGCTTCCGGTCCGTCTCCCAAATGGCCTGAGGGTCCGGACGCACTAAGAACTGCCGGTCCCACCGCTCCAGTTTTTCGCCGCTGCCGCAGTCCAGAAGCTCATAGTCCTGCCATTGATCTGCGATCCACATGCCCTGTCCTCCATTTTCTATAGCAAATCATGTTATTATACCGCCAGGGAGGGCCCTTCGTCAATTCCTTTTCCGGCGGAAAACGCCGGATATTCGGAGCAAACCTTCCTGTGCAATTCAGCATGCCGCGTATAGAGGCAAATGCAGGCGCGCAGAAAGTTTTTGCGCATTCTTTCCGGTTGTCCCACAGAACCCAGGAAAGGTCTCATTTTTGAAGTTTGCTATGCGTTTGCATAACAGACGAGCCCCGGCGATCCCCGCCAGGGCTCCTCTTATATACGCTTCATGACTTCCCATGCAAACAACCTGGCTCTATCCTCCTTCTCTCCATCCATAAATACGGTTCCATAGCCCAGGTGCCGCTCCACATGGGCCCCCAGGTATCGCAGGCGGGAGTGGCGGCAGTAACGGCGCATCCCCTCCTCAAAGAGGTCGCAGCCCTTCTCCGCAGGGTAGCCGCAGGTCATCAGCAGCGCCATGGCCTTTCCTGCCCAGAGGGCGGGGCCCTTGGCCTCCCCATAGTATTTGTTCATCCCGTACACCAATCGGTCCAGCAGTGCCTTCATAGGCGGCGTGCAGTACCAGGCATAGATGGGCGTAGCGAGCACCACCAGTTCGCTTCCCAGCACCAGATCAAACAGCGCCTGTCCGTCGTCCCGCTGTGGACAGCCAAAGATGGTCCAGTCCCTCTGACAGGACCTGCAGGCCACGCAGGGCCGAATCTCCCGGTCATAGAGCCACACGGTCTCCGTCTCCGTTCCCCGATGCTCCAGCTCCTCTCGAAACGGCTCCAGCAAGGCGGCAGTATTCCCCGTTTTACGAGGACTCCCCATCAGAATGCAGGCTTTCATTGGCTCCCCCCCCCTCCGGCGGCTTCGGCCGCATGTTTTCGTCTTCTATTGTACCCGGTGGGGTGCAGCCCGTCAAGATTGACAGGAGGCGGCGGGTTGAGCACCCTGCCGCCTCCTAAATGCCTATGCTTCCAAAACCTGCTCGCACAGCCGCTGAAGGATCACCGCAGTCTGTGCCCGGGTAGCGGTGCCGCCCGGGTCCAGGCGTCCGTCCGCCAGGCCTTGAATCAGCCCTGCGTCCACAGCCCATGCCATGGCCTCCCGAGCATACACCTCCACCCTGTTGCCATCTTGATACGCAGAGAGATCTGCCCGTCCACGGCCCGCCTCGCCCTTAAAGTCCGCATACCGGAACAAAACCGCCGCCAACTGCTGCCGGGTGATTCTGGCGCCAGGGCGGAAGGTCCCGTCGTCAAAGCCTTGGACAATCCCATGCTTCTCTGCCCAAGCTACCGCCTGCCCATAATAGGCGTCCGCCGCTACATCCGTAAAGGGAGGTTCCCCGCTCCGAGGACTTCCCTCCAAACGGTAAAGAATGGCCGTGAGCATTCCCCGGTTTGAGGAAGTGTTGGGTGAAAATGCGGACGCGCTGGTCCCCTGCATCATCTCCCGTTCATAGACGTATCGGACCGCGTCTTCATACCAGACACCGGGTAGCACGTCCCGGAAGGGGTTGTCCCAACTGCTGTGCAATGCCTGAACCGCCGCGGAAACCAGTTCTCCGCCCGAATCCTGAGACAACTCCCAGAAGCCCACGCCTCCCAGTCCCAGAGACCGGGCCAGAGACGCCTTGGCCGCGATGGAAGCCGCGTCATCATAGGAGAGGAAGGTTCCATTTCCGTAGAGATAAGGCACCTGTCCTTCCTCGTGTCGGAATTGCCGATAGGCCGAGCTGGCAAGATAGGTTTTTTTCAATGTTTGATAGCTGATGGACTTGCCGGATGTATAGGTACTATACAAGCCGTTATTCCGGCTGCTGACCCCCTGATAGAGATAGCCGTAGAGAGGGGTACCCAGCACAATCTTCTCCGCTGGGACACCCCGCTCCAGATAGGCCTGTACACTACCTGCGATGCTTCCGCCGGCCTGGGATGCATGGGAAACCGGGTTCAGCGGCGCGTTGAGACCGGTGCGGCTGTTCCAGGTGCCATGAAGGTCATAGCCCATTAGGAAGATGTGGTCCACCAGCGCGGCCACCTTCACCGGTTCAATCTGACTGAGGTACCAGGCGCCTGCGGCACCCGCGATGGTCAGGGAGTACTCCCTCCTATCCTGACGCTCCTGGTGGTCCAGCCGCTCCCGCAGTTCCTGGAGCAGCAGCGTAAAGTTCTGCTTGTCCTGATTCCGATGAATTGTCCCCGGAGCGCCGCCCGATACCGGATATTCCCAGTCCAGGTCCACGCCATCTAAGCCATGCTCCACCACAAAATCCACACAGCTGGCGGCAAATTTCTCTCGCCGGGCCTGAGTGGAAGCCACGTCGGAGAAATACTGAGAGTCCGACCAGCCTCCCACGGAAATCAGCAGCTTCAGATGAGGGTGCTGGCTGCGCAGCTTCCGCAGGGCCTTGAGATTTTTTAAATCATTGGGCTCATCCCCCAGCGCAATGCGGCCGGCAACCGGGTCAATCTCCGCAAAGGCATAGTTGATTTGTGTCAGCTTCTCGGCTGGGAGCTGGTCCGGCGTATAGCCTTGGTAGGCCGCCCAGCCCGCGTAGTAGCCCACCACCTCGCCTCCGGTACTCCCGGAGCCCCGGGCATATGTATGCACTCCTGGTACCAGCAGAAGCAGGCACAACGCGGCCAGTCCGGAAAGTGCATGTCGAAACATACGGTGCAATGGAAAAACATCCTTTCTGGTCATCCATGGTCGCAGGGCTGTCCCTGCGCCGACTGGCTCTATTTTACCGGAAAACTGGTTTCCTTCTCAAGCCACAAATGCTGGAAGCATCGCCACTCCATGACAACAGAGTGTCTCGCGGCCGCACGGTGCTAAGAGCTTCCGTCTAATTTCTCCCCTGCCGGCTGGCAAAAAGGCATTTTTACAGTTTTTTCTAAAAGTTCCATTTGATCGGACGAAACTTCTGCCAGGTGCTCTCCAGCACCCAGGGCGCTCTTCCTGGCATCCCGTGCCTCCCTCTGTTTTCCGTACTCTAACCGGCAGCGCTTGAAGAAGCGGGGGCAGGCCCTTAAGGGCCTGCCCCGCTGTTATAAATGTTGAAAAATTTGAGCCACCTCATCAAACGGGAAGTGCTTGCGCCGTCCGTTCCCGACGAGCGCCGCCCCGGGCGGGAGCAGCCTCCGGCTGCTGCGGCGCGGCCCGCTCCTCCAGCCGTTCCCGCGCCACCGCCAGCATCAGCTTAATCCGGTTCTCCTGGTTGACCCGGGTAGCGCCGGGATCGTAGTCAATGGGCGTGATGTTGGCCTGGGGATAGAGTTCCCGGATACGGTTAATCATGCCCTTTCCGCAGATATGATTGGGCAGACATCCGAAAGGCTGTGCGCAGACAATATTCTCATAGCCAGCCCGGACCAACTCCACCATCTCGGCAGTCAGCAGCCATCCCTCTCCCATTTTGTTGCCCCGGCCGATGATGCCGTCGGCCAGCTTCGTCAGCTCCCTGAAGGGGAGCGGGGCGTGGAAACCATTTTCCTTCAGGGCGCGGATCATCGCGCTCTCCATCTGCTCAATGTACTTGAGCCCCACACCAGAGCCCATTTTTTCAAGAACCGTCCCGCCATACAGCCGTGCCGTCTCAGACAGGTTGTAGGTGCTGTACTGAATCATCCCCATAAGACCTGGAATATTGACCTCACACCCCTGGGAGGCCAAAAATTTCTCCAGGTCGTTGTTGCCCAAAGGCGAGTGCTTGACGTAAATTTCACCCACAACCCCCACCTTGACTTTGGGGGTCCGGTGAACCGGGATGGCCGCAAAATCGGCCGCCATCTCCCGCATGGCGGTACGAATCTCGCCGCCGGAGCAACCGCGATTATCTCCAATCCAGCCGCAGATGGTGTCCAGCCACTTTTCCTGTCTAGCCTCAGCCGTGCCCTGTGCCATTTCATAGGGCTCTGTCTGAGCACGCAGGGCCACCAGCAGGTCGCCGTAATAGACCGCAGCCAGCATCCTGCGCACCAGCGGCAGCGTAATGGGGAATCCGGAATCCTTCTCCAGACCCGAAAAATTCAAACTCACCACCGGCACCTGGGGATAGCCGGCCTTGACCAGAGCCTTGCGCAGCAGGTGGATATAGTTGGAGGCCCGACACCCACCGCCAGTCTGAGTAATAATCAGGGCAGTGTGGTCCAGATCATATTTCCCGGAGCCCAGCGCATCCAAAAACTGTCCGATCACCAACAGCGCCGGATAGCAGGTATCGTTGTGAACGTATTTGAGCCCCAGCTCGCACACCTGGCTGCCGCAGTTCTCCAGCAGTTCACACCGGTAACCGGCTTGCCTCATCACCGCGGCCAGAATGCGGAACTGGACCGGGGCCATGTTGGGAATCAAAATGGTGTGAGTCTTTTTCATCTCCGGGGTAAATTTGGGATAATTGGTATAGTCTGTGTTCATATCTCAAGCCTCCTTCTGTTCGTCCAACGCTGCGAACAGGCTCCGCAGGCGAATCCGCACCGCACCCAGATTGGTGATCTCGTCAATTTTCAGTTGGGTGTACAGCTTGCCTCCGGCGTGCAGAATCTCTCTGGTCTCATCTGTCGTGATGGCATCCAGCCCGCAGCCAAAGGATACCAGCTGCACCAGGTCGCAGTCCCGGTGGGTACAGCAGTATTTGGCCGCCGCATACAGCCGGGAGTGATAGGTCCACTGGTTCAGCACAGTGGTTGGAAATCTCTCTACCTGGTCCGAGACCGAGTCCTCCGTCACAACCGCCGCGCCGAACTGCGTGATCAGGGTGTCGATGCCGTGGTTAATTTCCGGGTCCACGTGGTAGGGCCGGCCCGCCAGCACAATGATCCGGCGTCCCTCAGCCCTGGCTCGCTCCATCATGCGTCCTCCCTCTTTCCGAAGCAGAGCCATGTGATTTGCATATTCGGCATAGGCCGCGTCTGCGGCTTCCCGGACTTC
This genomic window from Pusillibacter faecalis contains:
- a CDS encoding class I SAM-dependent methyltransferase, yielding MWIADQWQDYELLDCGSGEKLERWDRQFLVRPDPQAIWETDRKHPAWRQAGGRYLRSQSGGGHWEKKALPESWRVHYGPLTFQVKPMNFKHTGLFPEQAVNWDFAMEKIQNAGRPIRVLNLFAYTGGASVACAKAGASVCHVDAAKGMVAWARENARLSGLEEAPIRWIIDDCAKFVEREIRRGKRYDAIIMDPPSYGRGPGGEVWKLEDNLYDFVQLCAGVLSDRPLFVLINSYTTGLAPSVLGYLLNLLVASKYGGKCTWDELGLPVTATGLALPCGATGRWFSE
- a CDS encoding energy-coupling factor transporter transmembrane component T family protein, coding for MLKDITLGQYFPGSTVAHRLDPRTKILLVVLYIVALFCAKGAVGYAVMALVLLTCARISKVKFKSLVRGLKPVLFIIIFTAIMNLFFTPGENYIFELGFLRVSAEGLRNAFFMVLRIMMLIMGTFLMTYTTSPISLTDGLERLLNWMKKLHVPVHELAMMMSIALRFIPTLIEETDKIMSAQKARGADFESGNLIQKAKAMLPILVPLFVSAFRRADELATAMECRCYHGGEGRTKLHVLKYESRDYIALALGAAVLALILTLRKFVS
- a CDS encoding energy-coupling factor transporter ATPase, which produces MATMIETNELRFAYPAEEGETPVLALDGVDVQIEKGSFVVVLGHNGSGKSTLAKTFNAVLLPSGGKVYVQGMDTSNEGLLLAIRQRVGMVFQNPDNQIVANVVEEDVAFAPENLGVPTEEIRKKVDDALAAVRMSEFVTHAPHLLSGGQKQRIAIAGVIAMEPDCIVLDEATAMLDPVGRQEVLSTIYRLNREKHITVVLITHHMNEAEQADRVLVMKSGKVAMDGAPREVFSQVEALRDMGLTVPDTVDLLDRLRHQGVDVPLDALSVEECADAIAAALQ
- a CDS encoding flavodoxin family protein; its protein translation is MKACILMGSPRKTGNTAALLEPFREELEHRGTETETVWLYDREIRPCVACRSCQRDWTIFGCPQRDDGQALFDLVLGSELVVLATPIYAWYCTPPMKALLDRLVYGMNKYYGEAKGPALWAGKAMALLMTCGYPAEKGCDLFEEGMRRYCRHSRLRYLGAHVERHLGYGTVFMDGEKEDRARLFAWEVMKRI
- a CDS encoding glycosyl hydrolase family 18 protein, giving the protein MFRHALSGLAALCLLLLVPGVHTYARGSGSTGGEVVGYYAGWAAYQGYTPDQLPAEKLTQINYAFAEIDPVAGRIALGDEPNDLKNLKALRKLRSQHPHLKLLISVGGWSDSQYFSDVASTQARREKFAASCVDFVVEHGLDGVDLDWEYPVSGGAPGTIHRNQDKQNFTLLLQELRERLDHQERQDRREYSLTIAGAAGAWYLSQIEPVKVAALVDHIFLMGYDLHGTWNSRTGLNAPLNPVSHASQAGGSIAGSVQAYLERGVPAEKIVLGTPLYGYLYQGVSSRNNGLYSTYTSGKSISYQTLKKTYLASSAYRQFRHEEGQVPYLYGNGTFLSYDDAASIAAKASLARSLGLGGVGFWELSQDSGGELVSAAVQALHSSWDNPFRDVLPGVWYEDAVRYVYEREMMQGTSASAFSPNTSSNRGMLTAILYRLEGSPRSGEPPFTDVAADAYYGQAVAWAEKHGIVQGFDDGTFRPGARITRQQLAAVLFRYADFKGEAGRGRADLSAYQDGNRVEVYAREAMAWAVDAGLIQGLADGRLDPGGTATRAQTAVILQRLCEQVLEA
- a CDS encoding 2-hydroxyacyl-CoA dehydratase, whose product is MNTDYTNYPKFTPEMKKTHTILIPNMAPVQFRILAAVMRQAGYRCELLENCGSQVCELGLKYVHNDTCYPALLVIGQFLDALGSGKYDLDHTALIITQTGGGCRASNYIHLLRKALVKAGYPQVPVVSLNFSGLEKDSGFPITLPLVRRMLAAVYYGDLLVALRAQTEPYEMAQGTAEARQEKWLDTICGWIGDNRGCSGGEIRTAMREMAADFAAIPVHRTPKVKVGVVGEIYVKHSPLGNNDLEKFLASQGCEVNIPGLMGMIQYSTYNLSETARLYGGTVLEKMGSGVGLKYIEQMESAMIRALKENGFHAPLPFRELTKLADGIIGRGNKMGEGWLLTAEMVELVRAGYENIVCAQPFGCLPNHICGKGMINRIRELYPQANITPIDYDPGATRVNQENRIKLMLAVARERLEERAAPQQPEAAPARGGARRERTAQALPV
- the truA gene encoding tRNA pseudouridine(38-40) synthase TruA yields the protein MRNIALKLMYNGTAYHGWQVQKNAVSVCGTLEKALTEITGERVHLTGCGRTDAGVHAEAYVANFRTASRIPLERLPFAINTHTPEDIAVGEAMEVAEDFNAIGSCLKKEYTYRIYNSRVKNPFYVNRAYFYPKRLDEAYLNRAAHMFVGTHDFAAVRSVGTQTKTTVRTIYWCDVSRSGELLELRVCANGFLYNMVRAITGTVLYAAEGKFRPEDIPAILESGDRTAAGPTVPPGGLYLTRLWYEDERLNG
- a CDS encoding energy-coupling factor transporter ATPase, with amino-acid sequence MKPILQIQHLTHTYGIGTPFQRSAVEDMSFDVYEGEFLGVIGHTGSGKSTLIQHLNGLLKPTEGQILLGGRDIWAEPKKIRQVRFRVGLVFQYPEYQLFEETVYKDIAFGPSNQGKTGDELDHCVREAARLVGIRDDQMDKSPFELSGGQKRRVALAGVLAMEPEVLILDEPTAGLDPAGRENLMANIRDYHRNKGSTVVLVSHSMDEIARNVDRILVLKNAHILMEGTPQQVFARGEELLSAGLDVPQVTRVAMALRARGLNVDPAVYTVEALERELLALRKGGAAC